One stretch of Candidatus Hydrogenedentota bacterium DNA includes these proteins:
- a CDS encoding glycine hydroxymethyltransferase, translating to MSFTQKPCHSVRGLFLQEHPPALKRHPLQRGNYSANASDPNQVTRQSVVWSKSRSRSRSRKSCPRQVGAKRGYCLPKPPSGRYPIGAARTRPTCFVFQPLHEDVAVPQNALTQYLTQTPPEKVEPGLVAYLAQLTEISRTAPVAARAVVQELADQRRYLKLIASENYCSLATQLAMGNLLTDKYAEGIPHQRFYEGCDNVDAVEAYACEQARKLFGAEHAYVQPHSGADANMVAYWAILTARVEVPTLEQMGVTNIAHMSQADWEKVRAALNNQRLMGMDYYSGGHLTHGYRRNLSAKMFDAYSYAVNRETGLLDYEALERMALEVKPLILLAGYSAYPREINFRRMREIADKAGAVFMVDMAHFAGLVAGGVFQGDANPVAHAHVVTSTTHKTLRGPRGGIVLCVKEFAEYVDKGCPLVIGGPLPHVMASKAVALTEANRPEFKEYAAKIVSNARALAAALTARGFTLATGGTDNHLMLINVAASCGLTGTQAASALRECGVTLNYNSLPYDPNGPMITSGLRIGTPAVTTLGMGPEEMAEIADIIKFVLDGTKAALLTTGDNAGKPSKKKYTLDAAVREEARSRVARLLGRFPVYPQLDLGLLQSCVE from the coding sequence GTTACCCGGCAAAGCGTTGTTTGGAGCAAGAGCAGGAGCAGGAGCAGGAGCAGGAAAAGTTGTCCGCGCCAAGTTGGAGCAAAACGGGGTTATTGTTTGCCTAAACCGCCCTCCGGAAGGTATCCTATAGGGGCGGCGCGCACGCGCCCGACGTGTTTTGTTTTCCAACCTTTGCATGAGGATGTCGCCGTGCCCCAGAACGCCCTGACGCAGTATTTGACGCAGACGCCGCCGGAAAAAGTGGAGCCCGGACTGGTGGCTTATCTGGCCCAGTTGACGGAAATCAGCCGCACGGCCCCCGTCGCCGCGCGAGCCGTCGTGCAGGAACTGGCGGACCAGCGCCGGTATCTGAAGTTAATCGCCAGTGAGAACTACTGCTCCCTGGCCACGCAGTTGGCCATGGGCAACCTGCTGACGGACAAATACGCCGAGGGCATCCCCCACCAGCGGTTCTATGAGGGCTGCGACAATGTGGACGCGGTGGAGGCCTATGCCTGCGAGCAGGCCCGGAAACTTTTCGGGGCCGAGCATGCCTATGTCCAGCCCCACAGCGGCGCGGACGCGAACATGGTGGCCTATTGGGCCATTTTGACGGCGCGGGTCGAGGTGCCCACCCTGGAGCAGATGGGCGTCACCAACATCGCGCACATGTCCCAGGCGGACTGGGAAAAGGTGCGGGCCGCGCTGAACAACCAGCGGCTCATGGGCATGGACTACTACTCGGGCGGGCACCTGACCCACGGCTACCGGCGCAACCTCTCCGCGAAGATGTTTGACGCGTACAGCTACGCCGTGAACCGGGAGACGGGCCTGCTGGACTACGAAGCGCTGGAGCGCATGGCCCTGGAGGTGAAACCGCTGATCCTGCTGGCGGGTTACAGCGCCTACCCCCGGGAAATCAATTTCCGGCGCATGCGCGAAATCGCCGACAAGGCGGGCGCGGTGTTCATGGTGGACATGGCGCATTTCGCGGGGCTGGTGGCGGGCGGGGTTTTCCAGGGCGACGCCAACCCCGTGGCCCACGCGCATGTCGTCACCTCGACCACGCACAAGACCCTGCGCGGCCCGCGCGGCGGCATCGTGCTGTGCGTGAAGGAGTTCGCGGAGTATGTGGACAAGGGCTGCCCGCTGGTCATCGGCGGCCCCCTCCCCCACGTCATGGCATCCAAGGCGGTGGCGCTCACCGAGGCGAACCGGCCCGAGTTCAAGGAGTACGCCGCGAAAATCGTGTCGAACGCCCGCGCCCTGGCGGCGGCGCTCACGGCGCGGGGCTTCACCCTGGCCACGGGCGGCACGGACAACCACCTGATGCTGATCAACGTGGCGGCGAGCTGCGGGCTGACGGGCACCCAGGCGGCGTCGGCCCTGCGCGAGTGCGGCGTCACCCTGAACTACAACTCGCTGCCCTACGACCCGAACGGCCCGATGATCACCAGCGGGCTGCGCATCGGCACGCCCGCAGTCACCACGCTGGGCATGGGTCCGGAGGAGATGGCGGAGATTGCGGACATCATCAAGTTTGTGCTGGACGGCACGAAGGCCGCCCTGCTGACCACCGGGGACAACGCGGGCAAGCCCAGCAAGAAGAAGTACACGCTGGACGCGGCGGTCCGCGAGGAGGCGCGGAGCCGGGTTGCCCGGCTGCTGGGCCGCTTTCCGGTATATCCGCAACTGGACCTCGGGCTGCTGCAATCCTGCGTTGAATAG
- a CDS encoding zinc ribbon domain-containing protein, whose protein sequence is MAGIFFGASMVHAAAEARDAMRAQSAQEAKFNVQKSELTELRDQVERLTLLNQALWELIRARLNVTDAELEQLAQEIDLRDGKQDGKLTSHPLKCPNCGRVSNSRHRKCLYCGLLFEADLFA, encoded by the coding sequence ATGGCGGGGATTTTTTTTGGCGCGTCCATGGTGCATGCCGCCGCTGAGGCGCGGGACGCCATGCGCGCCCAGTCGGCCCAAGAAGCCAAGTTCAATGTCCAGAAGAGCGAGCTGACCGAACTTCGCGACCAGGTCGAAAGGCTCACCCTGCTGAACCAGGCGCTTTGGGAATTGATTCGGGCTAGACTGAATGTTACCGATGCGGAACTGGAGCAACTGGCCCAGGAGATTGACCTGCGGGACGGCAAGCAGGACGGAAAACTGACCAGCCATCCCCTGAAATGCCCCAACTGCGGACGGGTGAGCAATTCCCGCCACCGCAAATGCCTGTACTGCGGCCTTCTTTTCGAGGCGGACCTGTTCGCCTGA